TATATTTCTAAAAAAATTTGTCAATATAATAATTTGCAAAAATTTCCATACAATGGCATTGACATTAAGCAAAAGATATGTTATATAGAGTAAGTAGCATATTTTAATTTAAAGTAAGTACAGCAACATAAAACATGCGCCTGTAGCTCAGTGGATAGAGCGATTGACTCCGGATCAATAGGCCGCAGGTTCAACTCCTGTCAGGCGCACCAGTATTTAAACAAATTTAATCGAGAACCAACTCCCATTTATTTTCGTTAAATTAAACAAAATACATATTTCAATATTATTAAAATTAATATTCCTGGTATACCAAAAACACCTACAATAAATGAGGTTAGTATCGTTATAGGAAGATGAATCCCTATAATTGCTCCAAAGAAATTAAAAATAATTAAAAATGCAAAACCTATAATAGAGTTAATTATAAATCTGAATAAAATTTTTAAAGATATTCCAAATAACCATACTAAAAATGCCAGAACGATAATCCCTATCATAAATGATAAAATACCAGTTCCTATCATAAAATCACTCCCTTCTCAATACCTTGAATATTATTATAACATATTTATATAAATTAAAAATAGGTTAAAATATTAGTATTAAGTTGAATAAAAATTCATATTAGTATAAAATAAAGCAGTATTAAATCTTAAGAATAAGGAGTTTTGATATTTATGAGTCTTATTTTAAAAGCATTTATTATGGGAATCGTTGAAGGTTTAACAGAATTTCTTCCGATTTCTTCTACAGGTCACCTAATAATTATGGGAGATTTTCTTCATTTTACAGATGAATACGCAAAAATGTTCGAAATAGTTATACAACTTGGTGCAATACTTGCAGTAGTATATTATTATAGGGAAAAAATATGGAATTCTTTAAAGAACTTAGCACCCGGAAAATGGGGCTATAAATTATGGTATAAGATAATTATTGCATTTATACCATCCGCTATTTTAGGTATTACTTTAGTTAAGTATATAAATAAATACCTCTTTTCATCTTTTACTGTATCAATTGCACTAATAATTGGTGCAATAATGATGATAATTGTTGAAAATACCTTCAAAGATAGTAAAATAAATGATATAGATATGATAGACAATAAAAAATCCTTCTGGATCGGTATTGCACAATGTATGTCTTTATTTCCCGGTATGTCAAGGTCTGCCTCCACTATAATGGGTGGAATGATGGTGGGTCTGACTGTTAAAACCGCAGCAGAATTTTCCTTCTTTTTAGCAATACCCACAATGTTCGCAGCAACTGCTTTTGACCTATTGAAAAATATTACATACATGACAATGTTAGAATGGGAAGCACTGGCAGTAGGATTTATAATGTCATTTATAGTAGCATTAATTGTTATTGATAAATTTCTTTCCTATCTTAGTAAACATTCTTTAAAACCATTTGCATATTATAGATTGATAGTTGGTATCGTTATGATTATTTTGATAATAAAAGGCATTATTAAATAAAGCAGACTGCTTAAGGTCTGCT
This is a stretch of genomic DNA from Aceticella autotrophica. It encodes these proteins:
- a CDS encoding undecaprenyl-diphosphate phosphatase, which produces MSLILKAFIMGIVEGLTEFLPISSTGHLIIMGDFLHFTDEYAKMFEIVIQLGAILAVVYYYREKIWNSLKNLAPGKWGYKLWYKIIIAFIPSAILGITLVKYINKYLFSSFTVSIALIIGAIMMIIVENTFKDSKINDIDMIDNKKSFWIGIAQCMSLFPGMSRSASTIMGGMMVGLTVKTAAEFSFFLAIPTMFAATAFDLLKNITYMTMLEWEALAVGFIMSFIVALIVIDKFLSYLSKHSLKPFAYYRLIVGIVMIILIIKGIIK
- a CDS encoding pro-sigmaK processing inhibitor BofA family protein; translation: MIGTGILSFMIGIIVLAFLVWLFGISLKILFRFIINSIIGFAFLIIFNFFGAIIGIHLPITILTSFIVGVFGIPGILILIILKYVFCLI